aatcagcagtaacaaacatgcagtccagtcaacagaaagcccaacagtcaaaagcccaataaccctaaaacagtccagtcgagacaagagtgactcgcaaccgaggttgcgactcgcaaccgaggtctcggtccgtcacgttttgattacgagtcgcaacccgaggttacgactcgcaaccagcagttccgactcagtagcagtggttacgactcgcaaccggattcgatacgcgttgattgcgactcgcaaccgggagatctcgacaagacttgaggtggtctcgagtagcaaccaaaggttgcgactcgcaaccgtgattacgtgcacataaatccttctagaacctgcaaacagtactggccaatagaattgtaatttcatgaaatcagattgtactatgccactaaaacatgttttcttgtctaacccttgtctaaaatggatcaaacacacatatttttgaatatgcaaaccatcttcaaactgttcatcatataatcaaacaatattcaaaccacattcatcatTTAAGCATGAAACCATAAGGTCAAAGAACACATATTTTACACAATCCGTTTTAACATTAATGAGCATAATCGGCATTATTATTCTCGGTTCCTAGCCTAGCATGATTCATCATTAACCAAAACTCATGAGATCAAGCAAATCATGCATACCACTTGGTCAAAATCATCCTAACAAGCATCTAGCATTAACCGAATAACAAAACCATTTAACACAAAACCGGATTATTTTCATTAAGACACAAAATCATTTCAAGCAATCACTTTTATCATCAAACAAGCCTTTTATAGCAacaacatcaacaatcaagcacTAACAAGCATTTTAGTAACAAGACAAACAACTTGTAGAAATATTCATGCTAACCGGTTAGAAGTAGTGGTCCAAGAATTCGATAAACTAAGCTCTGAAAGATGATCTTGAGCTTGAATCCGCGAGCCTTGATGTCTCcggttggttccgagtaggaagaggagatgagaggaggttgatgatcttagggttttagggtttagtgagaggagatgagaggagagtaggaaagtgttgtaaaaatggttaagggaggggagggttggtttatataggatctcgagtgggcttaggggtgttccgggttgggttctcggtcacaaggccttaaccggcccaaacCAAACAACCGGCCCCTTTTGTTGTtcacggttcactcgagaccgggtggtctcgagtcgggtttgcGGGTCTCGgctcatatatatataatacacactcatgcctatatatgtatatacatatcatacatacacacaatgcaaggatcacatagaacatcaaaacaatacacaactttttcatttaatatataagtcatatatatatatatatacaagtagGTTGAATACAGGAatggttgtccgggaaaatccgaagtgtcacaaagGCGCTGTcggttatgctttcatggcaaagaatgagcccattccgtggaaagataatcgaacagaagagcagaagtataactataggaaaatgattgcccaaaacaaaatcattagaatttctggtatatttctggaagcaagaagagcgaaaagatgggatccggacagagaatgctaccttgatccgtatggcaacattgcaattgatgacaagacacttgatatagaagccatcatcaaggagtacgaacaagaggatgagtattggcaacacaaatggtggggaacgccaaccaagaaaatgattgaagaagagaaagagaaagagagaaaggaaaaagaggagaaagagaagatagaaaaagaagaaatcgaaaaatcaaagaaggttgatacgggcattatcgatactacgcaggagttgatagcagagaacctgggaaaaatggctgacaaagtgctagctgcgaacgcacttgaggtagactctaactctgTGACTGAGTCTAAGGGCCAAGTCAGTCCAAGagcgtcaacaaatgcgtcaggtaaaaagatcgatgGAAATGTtaactgcaaaaattgcaccaaagaatgcaatttttgtagcactgtcacgtacctcaacagtgagaaaattaaaaatctgACAGCGAAGGTtagaagtgttgaggatcaaatacttggtcgtgacaaaactgtgaaagcttcaactgaacggattagaGAATTAACTAGtcaaattgaaaaagataaaattgatcatgaaaatgaaaagttaattcttgaaaaccgtcagatttctgaaaaaattgaaaaactaaaaagcactgttaaagaaagtgatgatcgaaatggtaaaacgtttaaagaaaacgaacatctgagagctgtggtaagaataaaagaagaatcaattaataaacaactggatgaaattgctaaattgaaacttaaagttcaagaagctgaaattgagaacgagcgaattcagttgaaacttaacagttatagctccgcaagctttgtgttgcagaacattgttcctaaacctatagggaaaaacaaagctggcgatgATGTGTTTTCTGACGGtaccggtgtagggtttcacaaagttccaccgccgattttgcataattacacTAAAAGGGAAtatgggttggttgaacttgaggaaggaagtgaagtgcaacttcctgagaacattgatgtcatgttcacgtcttccaatgacgatagtgtccagaatgatgtggtaaaaagtgtggttgacaaagtgctaaaaccggattgtgacacttctgaggaggatgggtgttttctggacaaatacattccgaaacaacagtccaaaaacaacttaaatgaagaatcataccttgtcatgtacaagatgatagGTTCGGATAAGTtcttttcggattcagagtttccgatcgagaatgttaacatgaacaaattgacaaatgttttcaaacttgttgaagttgagttgtcagcagtgaataatctgtGTCAAAAGAAAGATAAAATGAAATTTGTGAAAGAAAAGATTTGCAACAAGAAATCTGTttatccaccgcgtttttacaataacaacagaaacaactggtcaggtggttatcaggggggtaaacagtatcagaaaagaaatgtttcaaacaagaggtttgtcgagaagaaaatGTTTGTGAATAGTTCGAGTTCACTAGCTGATGAAGAGAAACAAATTTTTTCGAAATCTaataaagagttctttgagaagagagcttcacaggctcagtctgaaggcacgagtcgagtagctgatactcgtacttgttttagatgtgatcaggttggtcacattgcacaaAAGTGTACAtttgtgaagcctaagactgaagctgtgaaagttcaacagaagaaggttgatgtgaagggtaaagcaccgatgatTGTTGAGAAAAGGGTTGTTGAAAAGAAGAATGTTAAAATtgataacatcaaagtgaaaaatgaacccgtaaagaagttggtaactcaaaatgataaattttacaaaagggttgcagtaactcaacaggtgttGGAAATCACAAGAGCATTAAGCCATGAGATTGGTCAAGAAATGCGAGTGATGATAAGCCCGGGATGTTGGGTATAAAGCATCATAAGTTTACTAGCTAAATGGTAGTAAATTGTGTCAAGTAGaaatgggtcgaataaatgtaTGACGACATATAGACTTTCTGTCCGTAAGTTAAAATTTTGGTATGACTATCATATTAGGTACGTTGGTAATGAAATTACAGacatataggaaaaagaatcactaaaAACGGACTTACGAATCATAAGTTATGGCTATTTTAAGTTGGGACTTGATTAAACTTTGAGCTGGGAATATACAGCATCAACTGAACGAAGAGTCTGTGAAAATCAGGCGACGCCCCCTTGATCCgagaaaattttattttttgattGTTTGACCCTTGAAACTTGTTTATATCCATAATAGCtttatcaaaactaacatttgttGTGGTTTTGATCTTAGGTGATGTTGGAACTAAGCGGAAGATGATCAAGCTagcttttgaagaaccgaacactatttacaagcttccgcaatgttttaaaCTTTGATAGATTATGCTTATGGGTTGTAAACaaattgttaaacaacttttggATGTTTTAACTTAGTCGTTAGTTGACTAAGGTCTTTGCTACTTATGAAATCTATGTTAACTAGGCATCTTTTATCTAAAATGGTTTTAACTATTATTAAATTCAAGTAAATTAGATGGGTGTTagaagttggtaatcagagcttaaggttgtcaacaaagtgttcggttcaagctcgatcgatcgtccggtaagaattaacttattatgttaaCAGATTATGTCTTATATAAGAATGAGAAAGGAATTGAAGTGcatgggaagagcgtgttaacacactcaaactcGGAAAGTGCACCAAAtgtgaacggttaaagcaagttgagaacttatctaaaccgaaacaaaagaagcaatgttataaatgaaatgtttaacgtttaaatgtaaacatttcagtttcaagatgtctGATGGAAATGATGATAATCCGGTGCGAACAAGCACCGAACAAATGGAAGAAATAATTGCCGAAGAAGTAgggaaggcaattgaaggtagCCTATCCGGGTTTATAGACAAGATTCAAAGCACGGTGTTGTCGCTTGTTGAAGAGCGAGTTAAAAGGTTGGAGGATAGTGTCAACCTTATGAAAGACAAAACTGGAGAACGTAAAGGGTGCTCATATAAGGAATTCATGGCATGTAACCCGCCAATATATAACGGGGAGGTCGACCCGATAATATGTCAAAGATGGTTGAGTGACGTCGAAGGAGTGTTTGAACGAACCTACTGTGACGTAGGTGACTTTGTTGCTTACGGAACCGGTCAATTAAGAAatcaagccaaggattggtgggacaataaaaagaaggaaatggGAGCCGAAGCGGCAAGGGTCATGACTTGGGAAGAGTTTAAGGTGCCGTtccttaaacaccatagtcccaaagcAGTTATCAACAGGATCAAAGAGGAATTTATCCAATTAAGACAAAAGGGAGAATCAATTGATAAGATCACGGGCATCTTCATGGATAAGCTGAGGTTTTGTGACGAGTTAGTCACCACTGAAGAGCAGAAGATATACTATTATTACAACATGTTGAGCACTGAAtatagggagtttatgactccttcaaaatacgagacccttaccgaaaTCATAAACGTTGCTCGGGAACGGGAAATCGAGTTGAAGAAACAAGTTGAAAGAGGTGAGCGAAGGGCACaagatgtgaatccaagccctatAAAGAAAGCCCGAACTGGAGAATCGGGAAAGAAGGTCGATGCTaaaggcgggtcgccaagttgcaAAGTATGTGGAAAGGGGCACAAAGGCGAGTGCCGCTTCAAAGACAAGCCATGTCCGGTATGTGGGAAGACGGGGCACACTGCATCGTTATGTCCCGGAAAAGTTTCCGTTTGTTATAAATGTTATCAACCCGGCCACAAAAAGTCTGAATGCCCCGATTTTGTTGGAAAGAGAGACACAAAAGAGTCTCCAATAGAAACTCCCAAGGCGAAGGCTAGGTCCTTCCAACTTACCACGGCTGAAGCAAAAACAGAACCcgatgtggtttcaggtatattcacaattaactcaattccagcatgtgtattgtttgatacgggtgcgaataaatccttcatttcgcatggatttattcggcatccttcttttatattgacaaagttatct
This genomic stretch from Helianthus annuus cultivar XRQ/B chromosome 8, HanXRQr2.0-SUNRISE, whole genome shotgun sequence harbors:
- the LOC110870452 gene encoding uncharacterized protein LOC110870452, which codes for MSDGNDDNPVRTSTEQMEEIIAEEVGKAIEGSLSGFIDKIQSTVLSLVEERVKRLEDSVNLMKDKTGERKGCSYKEFMACNPPIYNGEVDPIICQRWLSDVEGVFERTYCDVGDFVAYGTGQLRNQAKDWWDNKKKEMGAEAARVMTWEEFKVPFLKHHSPKAVINRIKEEFIQLRQKGESIDKITGIFMDKLRFCDELVTTEEQKIYYYYNMLSTEYREFMTPSKYETLTEIINVAREREIELKKQVERGERRAQDVNPSPIKKARTGESGKKVDAKGGSPSCKVCGKGHKGECRFKDKPCPVCGKTGHTASLCPGKVSVCYKCYQPGHKKSECPDFVGKRDTKESPIETPKAKARSFQLTTAEAKTEPDVVSGDVGTNRKMIELAFEEPNMIYKLPQCFKL